The Peromyscus eremicus chromosome 2, PerEre_H2_v1, whole genome shotgun sequence genome includes the window GAGAGTCAGGGTGGGTGCTGAGTGAGGAGCTGAGTGAGGAGAGTCAGGGTGGGTGCTGAGTGTGGAGAGTCAGGGTGGGTGCTGAGTGAGGAGAGTCAGGGTGGGTGCTGAGTGTGGAGAGTCAGGGTGGGTGCTGAGTGTGGAGAGTCAGGGGGTGCTGAGTGAGGAGAGTCAGGGTGAGTGCTGAGTGAGGAGAGTCAGGGTGGGTGCTGAGTGAGGAGAGTCAGGGTGGGTGCTGAGTGTGGAGAGTCAGGGTGGGTGCTGAGTGTGGAGAGTCAGGGGGTGCTGAGTGAGGAGAGTCAGGGTGGGTGCTGAGTGAGGAGAGTCAGGGTGGGTGCTGAGTGAGGAGCTGAGTGAGGAGAGTCAGGGTGGGTGCTGAGTGAGGAGAGTCAGGGTGGGTGCTGAGTGTGGAGAGTCAGGGTGGGTGCTGAGTGTGGAGAGTCAGGGGGTGCTGAGTGAGGAGAGTCAGGGTGGGTGCTGAGTGATGAGAGTCAGGGTGGGTGCTGAGTGAGGAGCTGAGTGAGGAGAGTCAGGGTGGGTGCTGAGTGTGGAGAGTCAGGGGGTGCTGAGTGAGGAGAGTCAGGGTGGGTGCTGAGTGTGGAGAGTCAGGGTGGGTGCTGAGTGTGGAGAGTCAGGGTGGGTGCTGAGTGAGGAGAGTCAGGGTGGGTGCTGAGTGAGGAGAGTCAGGGTTCAGTCAGAAGAAAACAAGAGTGGATTCAAGGAAAAGATTTGATGCTACCAGAGTTAAAAGATagagaaaaaagatttttaaataagatttaaatCAGGACAGAATAAATGCATCATACAAATTTAGAAAAAACACATTTGCTCAACTAATGTTAAAAACTAAAGTTATGAAACTATCAGTTACATTCTCAACAATTAGCTGATTTGCTCCTTCACTGGTTCTTGCCAATttgatcaagaaaatgtactAACAATTATGTGTAGAAACCAATTCACACAGGCACCAACTGGCACAGATGTGCCTCCTATTGATTCCCATTCTTATGAATTTTCTTATTAATAATTTATGAAtgagaatcttttaaaaaaaaaacactcatgaATCTTACAATGTTTTTAGGAGTTACTGATCCAAAGTAAACCTCCATTGACCAATGTGTCCTAAGCCTCACTTCTAATAGCAGCTTAACTAGCCATTACTTTATCATCTCTCTTTACTTTGGGCATAGTGACATGCCAATATATTTATAAAGTCCTTTAAATACAAGAATGTGTGGTTGTATTATCctcaatatttaaagaaaaataagagctAGATAAAACTCTAAAGCAAAATGAGTTGTATTCTAAATTctgaaactgttaaaaaaaaattgacaatttGAACATATATAtgttgattcaactcctttatatttattctttcggCAAACGAGATAATATGAGCAAAGGTACCTTACTCATAATAGTTACattctttgttttacttttttacaGGCTGTAAACATTCGTAAGTGAATCAAATTCTTGGCTGAAGACAAATTCCAGATTCTGCCATATACATTTCCAATCAGGACTAAAGAACACTCGTGGGATTCCCATttgaccagcagcagcagcagcagcaaatttAATTCGCATATGTTGTCTTTAAATTAACAACTGCCATTCTTAaaagacttgttttttttttttcatttaaagctAAAATGGTAGAAGTTGGCCATACACTTTATTCATAAATATACTggccattttaaaataaaacatatacacaaaatacagAAGTACATAATTAAGTACATTTAAATTcatgtcaaaacaacaaaacattgaTGAGTTATTTTAGACtttctttgttaaaaatgaaattttcagtaaCAAAGTTtcataatattttgttttgttaatccTCAATGCTGATATTTTAACATGAAGATAATATTACTTTAAACTAAACTCAAAGCATTCAATTTACAACTTCATTCTTTtgcaaatttcaaaaaaaaaaaaatcagaagttacAAAGCAGGCACCCTTCAGAACACACTGTGTAGGAGGCAGAGCACGTTTTAGTCCGCTGGAATGATCTCAACAGGCCTGACTTGTCTGCTGAACAGTCTGCCAGCTTGCCACAGTGCTTGCTACCTGCTTTTAACATCATAAGCCCATTATTTACTCACAGACAGTATACATGGATCAAAAGCCCAAATATTATAAACGTGATGTTCAATCTTATTATATTTCTaacttgaaaagaaaacagatcAAACCCGAAGTTTCATTTtcataaatttgttttgttttgttggtgctagaaactgaacctggagcctcaTGCATGATAAGCAAGTGCTCTCCTAGAGCTATGTCCCCATCCTATGGTACTGTGCTACATAAGAATAGCAGACATGTGAGTACGTGGGTACAATTCTTACAAAGAACACTGTTAGAAGTGATTTGAAATCCCAGTTACAAAAATCATTCCTCAGGAAACTGTTCTGTACTAATTTTCAGCTCTCGGCTCCTAAACAGTGGCCTTCGACTTTAcctatacatataataaaataattagacATTTGAGTAGAAAAAAAAGTGATACAGTATGTAACAAAATAATCTCTAGCCAGGGCTTCTTTAAATCCTAGAAAGTGAGCATAAGCAGAGATCTTGTCAGAACAAACTGGAAAGGGGGCAGACTTAAGGAGAACGTGACCATGGCCCCTTCTGCACTACGAAAGCATCACTTTGCACAGGTGAGCAATGAAAGGCCACTGGGTATTCTCAGTGGAAAAAGGCTCCAGGGAAAGCAAAACCACTGAGAAGTGTTGAGGAAAATGTAAAAATTCTCAGTTGTGAGgagaataaaaacacaaagtaaCTCCAGCCTCAAGCTGAAAAAACAGCAACATAGAAGTCAGTCTTTTTAAAGCTATACACACAGAAAAGGGAAATCTCCAATTTGTTAAAAAGGTTGAAGACAGACACAATGAACACCTGTTTACCACGGATTTTGTTTCATTCCTTTGAACTTCACTGAACTTAATACTCACTTCTCATGTAAGTATTAAAAATTCCTAAAAGTAGTTTCTCCTTAGCTGCTGAGATgtgctacataacaagtttcatTCATCTTGCTGATCCTAGTAATATCGAAGTTACTATGATCACGCTCATTTCATAAGCATTAATAAACTTAATGACACTACAATATGCTCCTACGATGACAGAGTCTccgtattttaagaaaaattatatcaaaATACTTACTTTGGGAATATAGAGTTGTGGtgccaaaatttaaaacaaatttattcaAAATCAGAATGTCCAAGATAACTAAAACTCATTAGTGAGAAGTGGAATACCTTGGTCTATGAATGATGTTCTCCACCACAGACTTTAAGTTCTAAGAATGCCATTAAGAGGGCACTGGTTCAAGTTAATCCAACATATTTCTAAAAAGCCTGCTAGCAAGCTTATTCATAAAACTGACTTAAGGTAGCTGTGTTTTTCAGTAGCATTTACAACAATCTAGCACTTGGTAGGAATATGCAGATTGGCACACTCTATAAAACATAGTGTAACATTTTGTAAACTAGCTGCAATTTTCAGTAGCTGAGTTCACCAACCGTGTGACAGAATTATAATGTTCTCCTAAGCCATATGCATGCCTCATGtatctgaaatgaaaaaaaaaggaaagcactAAGTCATTTTGAGGAGGTATTTACTATATGTAAATGAATATAGCATACTGACATACATAACTAAGCACCCCGAATGTCCCAATCCAGAGGTATCATTGACTCTATGCGCACATTCATTGAGCTCAACATCATGTCACAGTATTGGCAGTTAGCAAGCAGTTCCAATCACCAGTGGGGCAAAGGCTAAGATGCTAATGGTTCAATGAGCTCAAAGTTTCACTAAGTTCAAACCATTAATGAAGAACAGCTAGTAAGAAACTGGAGAAATAAACCCTCCATATTGACTGTGAGGAGCCAATTCTCACTCATGCAAATACATTCACAACATGAAGGGCTTTTTGAATGATCCCACCTTTTGTGCTAATTAAAACTTAGTTAATGTCAATTTGGGCAACACACAAAACCAGTGCTGAAATTTTACAGCCTTTTGAAAGGACTTTATTCTTAGCccatagagaaaaaaatagatcaaCAGCCTAAGCAATTATGTAAACCACACATTCTGATGCTTTCTAGTTCTGACTGTCTTTAACATAAGCAGAATTAATTTAGCTAATTATAGCATTTTCATTAGTATACATAATCTAAATTTTTTTCACATCTTTTTGtcataattatgaaaaataagaGTAAACCTTAGATACTTACACTAGTACTAAAGGATTCCTTGGATACTCTTCACCGACTACAATAGGAGGAGCATCTGCTTGGAGTATCTCGATTGGTGTTTGTAAAATGTGAGACAGAGCTCTTAGCTATAGGGAAAAAAATAGACAGTAAGAGAAACAAAATTACAAATCTTACTCAAATCACAACTACTGAAGTACATACATAGAACATGGCAACCAGTCAGAGCAATGATgtgctgctctgttcataatagtACCAGGAGCTCGGGTAAGACACTTAGTATTTGCTGAATtggtgaaaaaattaaaaataaataaatacataagtaggCAAAGGCTGCATTAAAGGCAGAAGTTTCTCAAGCCTTGGACACACAACAGTTTTGTAAAAATACCAATGTCAAATGTGGTGAAGTGGGTGAAGGACAGACTGTGATTATTATACCAGTCTCTGGCTTGAAAACATTCCATTTTTCTTAACGATACAATTTTGAAGTACTAGTGGCTAAGCACCAGATCAAATCATTACCAGCCAAGGGAAAGGGAACCTGGCAAAACATGGGGTTCACTTTTAAAAGTGTCTAGGATGACGCTGCTGCAGTCAGCATCAAGAACTGCTGCTCTGGAACTTTCAGCAAGAACGAGGTATGTATGTGAATTACTGTGGCCTATGATGGAATCTCCATCTGGTCAGCATGCTGTACTACCTTAATTTTGTAACATGCAATATAACCTTAGAGCTTAAAGCCTAACGAATAATAGCCACTAATAAAATAATGCTAATGGCAAATGACATACGATAACTAAGCACTATAATCATGTATATACTTTATGTGAATTAATTCATCCAGTCTTCATAATAACTTCATGGAGCAGATACTGGTGAGTTGGTTTCGGTTTGGGTTTTGTTAGAGACAGCTTGCCTGTTTGTTGATGTTGCTTGGACAAGagttctcaccatgtagcccagctggatgggaacttgctatgtaaaccaggctggcttcaatttgcagaggtcctcctggctctgcatTCTAAGTACTAGTGTTACAGGTGTGAGCAGCCACACCCactttactgttatttttaacACCTAGAATCTGAAGTAGAAATATGCTAAAAGAATTCCCTGGGTCAAAGAGAAAGTTAAATGACCCTGTTAACTGAGGAAGCAGACTCTAGAACCTGAGTTCATAATCAAATCCATCACTACCAGCCTTTCAACATGGATTGCTAATGTGTGCATCAGCCCAATTACAAAAGTTACAAAAAGTACATGGAACCTTTATGAGGTTTTGAATGAATGTTGAAAATTAATTCAAGAATATGAAAAGGAGTCTATGCTACATGAACAAAATGAGATAAAATCCTATATTCTTTTGCAAACTATtcctttaaaacattatttttaatttttttaaaactagcaCAGAATAGTGTGCAAGGCAATGTTTTCAAAAAGCCATACAatagggccagtgagacggcAAAGCAGATGCCCCTTGCCACcaacctgacaacttgagttggTTGCACACGGTGAAAAAAGAACATCAACTcctgaaagttttcctctgactgcAGTTAAGTCTGCTCTGGCactcatgtgaacacacacacacacacacacacacacactaaggttTGCTTTGGGCTTTGGTTCTGATTGATAATATATACATTTATCCCACTGTGAAAACAACAATTTGTACTTCAAAGGAATTCACAAGCAATCAATGAGCAAATAGCCTtccaaagatgtttttaaaaactgtctcAATTAAATGATCTCAATCTAACAGAATCAGGTCTCCAATATCATATTACTTTGTGAACCTTTTGAAGTAGTTCAAGTCTCTTTATTCTTGCCATCACAAAACTAGTGGGAACATCTGCAGAGTGTCTGAGTCAGGAGACAAAAATAATGGAGACAGTTCCCTCTGGTGGAGAGGTCTAACTATAGCACCGTATTAAAAAATGATTGCAAAGGAATTATGTATTTGCACCTCATCTTCAAACAAAGTTTAAGAGGTCTTCAGAGGCAGACTGAGGACAATCAGCCACCTTTATAGTACTAACACTGCTAGAGTCACTCGTCTGGCATCTGAGTTCACAAACTCTCATGCATCATGTCCTCCCTACCTTAAGCTAATATCACAGATTCAACTAAGTCATTTTAAAACTAGAGTTGGAAGACTCGTCCAAGGCACAAAGGAAAAGTTTGAGCATGAGCCTAGGATTTGCCACCTCATCCTTTCTCTACCATCTCAGACTGTTTTGTTGTAGTTAAGCACGATTaacagtaaattttaaaaattagagctCAAAGACGTCATGTTAAGTTTCTATGTGTCTGAATatattgttttcttatacaacaaTGTCAATGCATCAATTTATTGCCTTCAAGTAATACACTAATAAGCAGGAATTTAACAGATAATTGTAACAAATGTGTTTTGGTAAgttttatacaaaataaaattttcattttgcatacccTAGGCTGGTCTTAATGCTTCAtactctggcctcagcctccctagtgataGAATTACAGGCATTTAATGTCTGATCCTGGTTCATTTCTATTTTTGATGTAAAGAATCAATTCCAACACTGATCTACTAGATTGAAATTCACTTTCATGGAATaaaatctctaatttttttttctttttttttttaaaggtctctccttgggctggagagatggctcagaggctaagagcactggttgctcttccagaggtcctgagtttaattcccagcaaccacatggtggctcacaaccatctgtaatgagatctggtgctctcttctggcctgcaggaatacatgcagaacattgtatacataataaataaataaatcttaaaaaaaaaaaaaaaggtctctcCCTACATAACCCATGCTAGCATCCAAGACTGCACTACAGATGTGCACTATCACATCAAGTGAGTCTTCACTTTAttgtcttcattatttttttagatacagaaaaataaacagattgGCCGTAGAAGCAtcacaaatgaaaacattcagATGCAACATCAGCTTCTATAAGTCATGATTCACTTACTCAAAAGTACATGGTCTAACTCTAGGGAAAGAATAGGTAACTCTCTATTTCTTTGTCAGTAGAGAAATGGCAAACGTAGAAAGGAAGGCATCTTCAAAGAGAAACTGGGTTTCACTGAAAAAACTGTGTGCAACCTACAAGTGGAATCCATATAATTTAACAGCCACACACTATGAACTTAGAGGCTTACCTCAAGCTGACCTCCCCATGCCGCAGTGTTTACAATGTCATCACAGTATTTTCTGAATTCCTCTGTAGAGAATACACCACAATTTTTATATCATGACACAATCCCTGATGAAAACATCCAAGTCCAGAACATCTCCCTTCTGTATcatgtccttttaaaaatgtaatctaATTCCCAAAAGCACATTGAATACACCCACCCCAACTTTCCACCATCTTTCTATCCAAGAGCAAAGCATTTCTACTCCTCGCCTTCAACCTGGGACCCAGAGATACAGGTTATTAACTGACTTTCCTCATCATCTAATGCAATGACTCCTAAGAGTGTCAACAAATTCACTATTCTGACAAATGTTCTACAGTCACAACTGCATGCGAAATGCCATACATGGTTAAAATATGTGGCATTTCTATAATTAGGCTTACTGTTAAGAGCCTACAGAAAGTGAAAGGACAAAGATCTCCAAATGGGTAGCAGCAAATAGTTTCTCAGCTTGTCATTTTACGTATCTTTACATGATTTGTATCAGTATCACTTTTAgtaaagagagatttttctgaatCTCTGAAAAAAGTAAAAGACCTAATCTCTGAGTTTACAATAGGCATATCATTGTACACATACACCTTTAAGTGCAGCATATTAAAATGAGCTAAAcatgagatggagagatggcttagtagttaacaGCATTTGCTggtcttccagagaacctggggttatattcctagcacccatgggagagctcacatctgtctgtaacaccagttacaaatgatctgatatcctcttttgGTCTCCAAGGACATAAGGCTCACACacagtgcatagacatacatgtaggcaaaacatctatacatataaaatggagccaaacatccttctgggaagaaaagctatgagaactaaaagaaaaatatgcccCATGTGTTAATCTCTTTTGCTATTAAGTCTGCATTTTCAAAACAGTACCTACTAGAATACCATGGCCTTCAATAAAAATTTACTAAACAAACTAacacttttgtctttttctttgataCATGAATTGAATGATCTACTACTAGCAGAGTTGTGTAGACAAATTTAAGAACTCTGATACATGAAGTCACACTTGAGATCTATCCACAGATACCTAACACATGCCTCACTCACCACAAATGACCAACTCAACTGCTTGTGCTCATTCTGTCCATTCTGTGCTATGTTCTACCTTCTTCCATGAAGGGCAGGTTCCATTAAAGGAAAGTCAGCCTGAACCATCCCTTCTCTAGCCGCTCCCCCAATGGAAACTGCCATACCTACGATCGTCCTTACACTTCCTtattcttgagttcaaggcccgcctgggctacagagtgagttctaggaaaggcacaaagctacacagagaaaccctgtcttgaaaaaccaaaaaaaaaaaaaaaaaaaaaccatttcctTATTCTTAACATTCCTGAAGCCCTTCTAGATTTGGACTTGGTCTCAGACTTGTTTGCAAATTGTGCATGTTTTTGCAAGTtgtgaattttgtttatttatcataAAAAACTGCTCCTTAATTATCAATTTACTTTAATAGGGGAGATTATTGTTCATGAAGGGTTGTGAAATCAAATTTTACTTAACTAGTAACCTTCCTAGCTATAGCTTATTATACTTCCCCGAGTATGATTAAGTTAGTTTTCACAATCATTGTTTGCTCATGGTCTTGAAGCCCTACACAAACACAAAGACTAATCAAAACTCACCTCCCTCTAACTTGGTTAAACATGAATTAACACACATCTTTCAATAATGACTAACCCTGCCCCTAtcttattttcttaatgactTACATATAGCAATAACATATTTTAACTCCAAAATTGTTAAGTACTTAAGagataaagtaaaatatatctaCATCTATTCAAAGTATAGAAAATAATTCTGCCTACATTTTAATGATCTATATTCTTCACAAGAAAGAAAGGTCTTACATGCTACACCCAAGAAGCACTTCATTTGAAAACCAGAACCACTAACAAAATGTAGTGAAGAAAACTAAACTACCTGGAGTATACATATTTCCTGTATTGGGGTTTGTTAAAAACGGCAGGAAGTCTTCAGAATGACTTTGCATGTACTCGGCAGTCTGCTTCCGGAGGGCAGCCACAGTCAGAGCACAGTCCTGTTCTCTCAGCTGATCCTCAAGCGCACCATACATGCAATGACCATCAGACGGAATAGGTTTAATTTCCAATTCTCTGGCTGCCAATAGCTGAGCAAGTTTTTCACTCTCTACATGTCTGGCTCCAGATAAGTTCTCAATTTCAGCCTCAGCTATCCTTTCTTCCCGCTCCTTTTCCAACGCAGCCTTTTTTTCCTAGAACAAGAACACAGCAAAATTGATAATAATTAGTTAATTCACGTTTTGAAATTTTTTGCCATTTTCCTTCTCCCACAACTGTCCTCATAAGGTCTATTTAAAAATAGGTCAACAACTTTACTGGCTGATTTCAAAGTACTGTCTTAAGATTCAGTTGTCTGCTGAGCTTGCGAGGCAGAGGCActtggatctcagtgagttcgaggccagcatggtctacataactagttccaggacagccagggctacagaataagaccctttctcaaaaacactaAAAAGATTCAGCTGTCCTCAGTCTTAAAGCACAGGATCACATGTAAGCCCAGACTAACCCAGTTGTATCCTTCTGCCACAGTGGATTTACTATGTTAAAACCACCTGAAGGGCACACAGGTACTACTttcatctgttttcctttttttttttttttttttttttttggtttttcgagacagggtttctctgtgtagctttacgccttttcctggaactcgctttggagaccaggctggcctcaaactcacagagatccgcctgcctctgcctcccgagtgctgggattaaaggcgtgcgccaccaccgcctggctcatctGTTTTCTTAAAGTGGATATAGCACCTCTACATATAGTTAATAAAGCAACCGACTTTTAAAAAGTTTGCTTGTATCTAATTCAGGTATTACAGATAGACTAAATCCCTCTAAATCCTAGTGCTCTCTAAAGCGCTGAGGACATATCCTCCCAGATTCCTCTTCTATGCACCATAATAAACCCAATACAATtacagaaaatgtggcacatcctttataataaaaatggcatgATTCTTTATATAGTATCATTTGCTTTCTATTTAAACAAGGAAATACGAATTCTTGAGATTTTCCCATGACTACATATCCAGGCATGTTGTAGGGTTCAGTGAAGTCAACAAGAGATTTGTTAGTGAGTGCAGTGGGAAATTGGGGGGCAAAGGAGAAAATTCCCAATAGTTGTAGTAAGAATCACAAGCCAGAGAACATCCATGTTTTATAGCTAAAAACAATTCACAGAACTAGCACATAAGAGAAAAGTATCAAGAGATAAGGTTGCTGGCTAAAGACAGGTTACACATGATTATAAGCCACCATCCCAGgagtgggaatcaaacccaggtcctcaagaagagcagccagtgctcttaaccactaagtcatctttcAAGTCCCTGAAAATCTTGATTTAGTAAATTACAGAGGGAAAAATGGTAAAGCAATTTTAACAATAGGTAAGGACTTTCCTGTTCTAACTTCGGTCCCCTTGGGACAGAACACGAAGGCACAATTCAATAAACTGAATGATTGCCATCATGTGCCATGTGAGAGAACGTCAAATGTTCGTTTGTGGGTTTAAGTACCTGAATCAAGCTAAGCAGTAATAGCTCACTAACAAAACATAAGCCAGCATAGGATTTTTCTTCCAGCTTGAACCATGAAAAAAGCAGCATGA containing:
- the Otud6b gene encoding deubiquitinase OTUD6B isoform X1; the encoded protein is MAPRVRVEGWEVLGRLPCGAPAARVPGHPVVMEEVLAEELDEEEQLVRRHRKEKKELQAKIQGMKNAVPKNDKKRRKQLIEDVAKLEREMEQKHREELEQLKLTFKESKIDSVAVNISNLVLENQPPRISKAQKRREKKAALEKEREERIAEAEIENLSGARHVESEKLAQLLAARELEIKPIPSDGHCMYGALEDQLREQDCALTVAALRKQTAEYMQSHSEDFLPFLTNPNTGNMYTPEEFRKYCDDIVNTAAWGGQLELRALSHILQTPIEILQADAPPIVVGEEYPRNPLVLVYMRHAYGLGEHYNSVTRLVNSATENCS
- the Otud6b gene encoding deubiquitinase OTUD6B isoform X2 gives rise to the protein MAPRVRVEGWEVLGRLPCGAPAARVPGHPVVMEEVLAEELDEEEQLVRRHRKEKKELQAKIQGMKNAVPKNDKKRRKQLIEDVAKLEREMEQKHREELEQLKLTFKESKIDSVAVNISNLVLENQPPRISKAQKRREKKAALEKEREERIAEAEIENLSGARHVESEKLAQLLAARELEIKPIPSDGHCMYGALEDQLREQDCALTVAALRKQTAEYMQSHSEDFLPFLTNPNTGNMYTPEEFRKYCDDIVNTAAWGGQLELRALSHILQTPIEILQADAPPIVVGEEYPRNPLVLVYMRHAYGLGEHYNSVTRWFF